In a single window of the Leptospira sanjuanensis genome:
- the flgE gene encoding flagellar hook protein FlgE, which translates to MMRSLYSGVSGLKNHQVRMDVIGNNISNVNTHGFKTERVTFQDMISQELRGASEPKENIGGVNPQQVGLGSLIAAIDKIMTQGSLQTTGKNTDVAMSGEGFFIVKDGDKQFYTRAGAFNLDKNGYYVNPANGLKVQGWNSRLDDKGNKFINSSASIEDIIIPVYSKEPARATSQIDFKSNLNSSAPAVPPDATQEEITAMINDPDPKMRRGHVTTIKTFDDQGIQREFKMEFYKVRDNTWKARLSMTDATQLSADVSGTGGQNTQLPGNTELEFGFTPDGKLVYVSDGVDSMNSGKLNAKVSFRIAGNPAVQSFDLNLGEAGMVDGITQFSSDFTTKAVKQDGYTMGYLESFSIDNSGTITGVFSNGVRQPLARIATAVFNNPAGLDKAGDTMFAYSMNSGEPNIGEAGVQGRGKINAGLLEMSNVDLSDQFTDMIVTQRGFQANSRTITTSDQMIQEVLGLKR; encoded by the coding sequence ATGATGAGGTCACTCTATTCCGGTGTATCCGGACTTAAGAACCACCAGGTCCGAATGGATGTCATTGGAAACAACATCTCCAACGTGAACACTCACGGTTTTAAAACCGAGCGTGTTACGTTTCAGGATATGATTTCTCAGGAACTCAGAGGAGCTTCCGAACCGAAAGAGAATATCGGAGGTGTGAACCCTCAACAAGTCGGTTTGGGTTCCTTGATCGCGGCGATCGATAAGATCATGACGCAAGGTTCTCTACAGACAACCGGTAAGAATACGGACGTGGCAATGTCCGGCGAAGGATTCTTTATCGTGAAAGACGGAGACAAACAGTTCTATACGAGAGCCGGAGCTTTTAACCTCGATAAAAACGGCTACTATGTAAACCCTGCAAACGGTCTCAAGGTTCAGGGTTGGAATTCAAGACTCGACGACAAAGGAAATAAGTTCATCAATTCGTCCGCGTCCATCGAAGATATTATCATTCCCGTATATTCCAAAGAGCCGGCAAGAGCGACTTCTCAGATCGATTTCAAATCGAACTTGAATTCTTCCGCTCCCGCCGTTCCTCCGGACGCGACTCAGGAAGAGATCACCGCTATGATCAACGATCCGGATCCGAAGATGAGAAGAGGGCACGTAACTACGATTAAGACCTTTGACGACCAAGGGATTCAAAGAGAATTCAAGATGGAATTTTACAAGGTTCGCGATAACACTTGGAAGGCTCGACTGAGCATGACCGATGCGACTCAGCTTTCTGCGGACGTTTCCGGAACCGGCGGACAAAACACGCAACTTCCGGGAAACACGGAGCTTGAATTCGGCTTCACTCCGGACGGAAAACTCGTTTACGTTTCCGACGGCGTGGACTCGATGAACAGCGGTAAGTTGAATGCGAAGGTTTCTTTCCGAATCGCCGGAAATCCCGCGGTTCAAAGCTTCGATCTGAATTTAGGCGAAGCGGGAATGGTGGACGGAATCACCCAATTCTCCTCCGACTTCACTACTAAAGCGGTGAAACAAGACGGTTACACGATGGGATATCTGGAATCCTTTTCCATAGACAACTCCGGAACGATTACGGGTGTATTTTCGAACGGCGTACGTCAGCCTCTCGCGAGAATTGCGACCGCGGTATTCAACAACCCGGCCGGTTTGGACAAGGCCGGAGACACCATGTTCGCGTATTCCATGAACTCCGGAGAACCTAACATCGGTGAGGCGGGGGTTCAGGGAAGAGGAAAGATCAACGCGGGTCTTTTAGAGATGTCTAACGTGGATCTTTCCGATCAGTTTACGGACATGATCGTGACTCAAAGAGGTTTCCAAGCGAACTCGAGAACGATCACGACGTCCGATCAGATGATTCAGGAAGTCTTGGGTCTCAAACGTTAA
- a CDS encoding HD domain-containing phosphohydrolase encodes MSQKFPKYIVTDSRSIAKRLNPLALRLEIQFLDLSEFFQSENIRDSIGFLNVIFYLTVPKLIETQREIHKQFQSNPLILSRFILNDGLDYAHSEELKIEEDLIFSVLPESSSDLILNKTFLNALTQLQMITDQFDLQHKVNTTKYEISKLTRIGISLADEKDFNKLLREIIFSAREIAVADSGSLYLVEKDELGFIRNLRFKISSMDIDTEEFLLPINKSSIAGYVAATGKILNIPDVYDLAEDAEYTFNSNFDVLSNYHTKSMLVVPMKNHRNEVVGVIQLINKKRNFNQKLTVEQMKGKDVLPFDDYSAQLVMSVAGQAAVAIQNNNLLQEIETLFEGFVTASVNAIESRDPTTSGHSFRVALLTVGLAETVDGVGHGKYAETKFSKEQIKEIRYASLLHDFGKVGVREKVLVKSKKLEDYELELIRWRFEYIKKDIESRILQKKTDYLKKHGTAGFADYETSLEFELQVEYQKLDQMFQIVVNSNEPSILEESNFQMLEEIAKVNYSTTGGDNLHLISPYEFGFLTIKKGSLDFAERKEIESHVEHTFQFLSKIPWTGDLKMIPSIAHAHHEKLDGTGYPRGLAGDSIPVQSRIMTISDIYDALTDKDRPYKRAVPVERALDILQMEARENHVDQDLLKIFIEGKVYERLNNSGYLR; translated from the coding sequence ATGAGTCAGAAGTTTCCTAAATACATAGTTACGGACTCCCGTTCCATCGCTAAAAGACTGAACCCGCTCGCCCTCCGCTTAGAAATACAATTTTTAGATCTCTCCGAATTCTTTCAGTCCGAAAACATCCGAGATTCCATCGGGTTTTTGAACGTTATCTTCTATCTCACCGTTCCGAAACTCATCGAAACGCAAAGGGAAATCCACAAACAGTTTCAGAGCAATCCATTGATTCTAAGCCGTTTTATTTTGAACGACGGTTTGGATTACGCTCACTCCGAAGAATTGAAAATCGAAGAAGATCTGATTTTTTCCGTTCTTCCGGAATCTTCTTCCGATCTGATTTTGAACAAAACGTTTCTCAATGCGCTCACGCAATTGCAGATGATCACCGACCAGTTCGATTTGCAGCACAAGGTCAATACGACCAAGTATGAGATTTCCAAACTTACTCGGATCGGAATCAGCCTCGCGGACGAAAAGGATTTCAACAAACTTCTTCGGGAGATTATTTTCAGTGCGAGAGAGATCGCAGTCGCGGATTCCGGTTCTTTGTATCTCGTGGAAAAGGACGAGCTCGGCTTTATCCGTAATCTTCGGTTTAAAATCTCCTCGATGGATATCGATACGGAAGAATTCCTCCTTCCGATCAATAAATCCAGTATCGCCGGTTACGTCGCGGCCACGGGAAAAATTCTGAACATACCGGACGTGTATGATCTTGCGGAAGACGCGGAATATACGTTCAACAGCAACTTCGACGTATTATCGAATTATCATACGAAATCCATGCTCGTCGTTCCAATGAAGAATCACAGAAACGAGGTCGTGGGAGTCATACAGCTCATCAATAAAAAGAGAAACTTCAACCAGAAGTTGACCGTGGAGCAGATGAAAGGGAAGGACGTTCTTCCCTTTGACGATTATTCGGCGCAACTCGTGATGAGCGTCGCCGGACAAGCGGCCGTGGCGATTCAGAACAACAATCTTTTACAGGAAATCGAAACGCTATTCGAAGGATTTGTAACCGCTTCCGTAAACGCGATCGAATCCCGGGATCCGACTACGAGCGGTCATTCGTTTCGAGTGGCGCTTTTAACGGTCGGATTGGCCGAAACGGTGGACGGGGTCGGACACGGAAAATACGCCGAAACAAAATTTTCGAAAGAACAAATCAAAGAGATACGTTATGCGTCTTTGCTTCATGACTTCGGAAAAGTAGGGGTCCGCGAGAAGGTTCTCGTTAAATCGAAAAAACTCGAAGACTACGAACTCGAACTGATCCGCTGGAGATTCGAATACATCAAAAAAGACATCGAATCAAGAATTCTGCAGAAAAAAACGGACTATCTGAAAAAACACGGAACGGCGGGTTTTGCGGATTACGAAACCTCCCTTGAATTCGAACTTCAAGTCGAATATCAAAAACTCGATCAGATGTTTCAGATCGTCGTCAATTCGAATGAGCCGTCTATATTAGAGGAATCTAATTTTCAAATGCTCGAAGAAATCGCCAAGGTGAATTATTCCACCACCGGAGGCGATAATCTGCATTTGATTTCGCCGTATGAGTTCGGATTTTTGACGATCAAAAAGGGGTCTCTCGATTTCGCGGAACGAAAGGAAATCGAATCGCACGTGGAACATACCTTTCAGTTTTTGAGTAAGATTCCTTGGACCGGAGATCTAAAGATGATTCCTTCGATCGCGCACGCGCACCATGAAAAACTCGACGGAACCGGTTATCCGAGAGGTCTTGCCGGAGATTCGATACCGGTTCAATCCAGAATCATGACGATTTCCGATATATACGACGCTCTTACGGATAAAGATCGTCCTTACAAACGCGCGGTCCCGGTTGAAAGAGCATTAGATATTCTGCAAATGGAAGCGCGGGAAAATCACGTGGATCAGGATCTTTTGAAAATCTTCATCGAAGGGAAAGTCTACGAACGATTGAATAATTCCGGTTATTTGCGTTAG
- the murD gene encoding UDP-N-acetylmuramoyl-L-alanine--D-glutamate ligase, with product MKFPESLKGLKTLVLGGGISGNSALELLIHEQSNPILCDRNRPESLHVPYLSDDVDPSSLTDIALIVKSPGILPTHPILSHALEKKIPVLSEIDLGRHFFKGRIIGITGTDGKSTTTSLTAHLLKKDFPDLQEGGNLGIPFTSFCKKPISLAVLELSSYQLDDSSSLGLNVSVFLNLAPDHLERHKTMENYFQAKLKVADLSNVDHSLIVSEKIKERILSSSVSYQCKLLSFGRSPQSNAFVDENSQTIKTALHVYDISQFYLPGTHNRENLAASILAAEAIGGKPESIQAQIPRFKGLPHRFQIAGEKFGLSFINDSKSTNLHSMLAGMATWKNLPQTCLILGGRPKQEDPKPLYDFLIKGIGSVILIGEARSAWEKGVREVVGDRLFSVDTLNDAFAIFKKGNIVSNATGPGNSSFGSPLDPEAFLPSGPGTAFQTSSDFTNAFTENLLKRIRLSNGAEIGSVVFSPACASFDQYKNFEERGNHFLSLVDDFLKKIA from the coding sequence ATGAAATTTCCCGAGTCCCTGAAAGGGCTAAAGACTCTCGTTCTTGGCGGAGGAATCTCCGGCAACTCGGCTCTTGAACTTCTGATTCACGAACAATCAAACCCCATTCTCTGCGACCGCAATCGTCCCGAGTCTCTCCACGTTCCCTATCTATCCGACGACGTAGATCCTTCTTCCCTTACCGATATCGCATTGATCGTCAAATCGCCCGGTATCTTACCGACTCATCCGATTCTTTCTCACGCTTTAGAAAAGAAGATTCCCGTTCTTTCGGAGATCGATCTCGGCAGACATTTTTTTAAAGGGAGAATCATCGGCATAACCGGAACGGACGGGAAATCGACGACGACTTCTTTGACTGCGCATCTCTTAAAAAAAGACTTCCCTGATCTTCAAGAAGGAGGAAATCTCGGGATTCCGTTTACTTCTTTTTGTAAGAAGCCGATTTCACTCGCGGTGCTGGAACTTTCCAGTTATCAACTCGACGACTCTTCTTCCTTGGGTTTGAACGTTTCCGTTTTTTTAAATCTCGCTCCCGATCATCTTGAAAGACACAAGACGATGGAAAATTATTTCCAGGCGAAATTAAAAGTAGCCGATCTTTCCAACGTCGATCATTCCCTAATCGTTTCCGAAAAAATCAAAGAAAGAATTCTTAGTTCTTCGGTTTCGTATCAATGCAAGCTTTTGAGTTTCGGTAGAAGTCCGCAATCGAATGCGTTTGTGGATGAAAATTCCCAAACGATCAAGACGGCGTTGCACGTCTACGACATCTCTCAATTCTATCTTCCGGGAACGCACAACCGGGAAAATCTCGCGGCTTCCATTCTCGCCGCGGAAGCGATCGGAGGAAAACCGGAATCGATCCAAGCGCAGATTCCGCGTTTCAAAGGACTTCCCCACCGTTTTCAGATCGCGGGAGAAAAATTCGGCCTTTCCTTTATCAACGATTCGAAATCCACGAACCTCCACAGCATGCTCGCCGGAATGGCGACTTGGAAAAATCTTCCGCAAACCTGCCTGATTCTCGGCGGGAGACCGAAACAGGAAGACCCGAAACCGCTTTATGATTTTCTAATAAAAGGAATCGGCTCGGTGATTTTGATCGGAGAAGCGAGATCTGCGTGGGAAAAGGGAGTTCGGGAAGTCGTCGGAGATCGACTTTTCTCCGTTGATACATTGAACGACGCGTTTGCAATATTCAAAAAAGGAAATATAGTCTCGAACGCCACCGGTCCGGGCAATTCTTCTTTCGGATCTCCTTTAGATCCCGAAGCGTTCCTCCCTTCCGGTCCGGGAACCGCTTTTCAAACTTCTTCCGATTTCACAAATGCTTTCACCGAAAACCTTCTCAAACGAATTCGCCTTTCCAACGGCGCGGAGATCGGCTCGGTGGTTTTCTCTCCGGCCTGTGCAAGCTTCGATCAATATAAGAATTTCGAGGAACGAGGAAATCATTTCCTTTCTCTTGTGGACGATTTTTTAAAGAAGATAGCATAA
- a CDS encoding STAS domain-containing protein, whose translation MLDHKVRDGVLIVYLKGRLDVSIANEVEENLNDLIDNQGHKKVILNMQEVDYMSSSGFRACISTLRKLNSKEGALKISNIKPAVKRIFDVIELTSLFDIRETEDEALKSF comes from the coding sequence TTGCTCGATCACAAAGTACGCGACGGTGTTTTGATTGTTTATCTCAAAGGACGTTTGGACGTTTCCATCGCCAATGAGGTTGAGGAAAATCTGAATGACCTGATCGACAATCAAGGTCATAAAAAAGTGATTCTGAATATGCAGGAAGTGGATTATATGTCCTCGTCCGGTTTTAGAGCTTGTATCTCCACCCTGAGAAAGTTAAACTCCAAAGAGGGTGCATTAAAAATTAGTAATATCAAACCTGCGGTAAAGCGGATCTTCGACGTTATCGAACTCACTTCTCTCTTTGACATTCGCGAAACCGAAGACGAGGCTTTGAAATCCTTCTAA
- a CDS encoding indole-3-glycerol-phosphate synthase, with protein MSSAQLHRVLREIIATKQNEIKEIGKYDPAPYRGLGLGESLRSRNFSIIAECKRKSPSAGEIRSEYDPVKIAKTYEDSGASAVSVLTDRNYFGGSLEDLKNVSSLLKIPVLRKDFILDESQIREGRAFGASAILLIVRILTPDQIKTFLKSAASLGMDCLVEVHTAQEAKIALDCGAEIIGINTRDLDTFQIHPNLVEEVSAFLPPNIVKVGESGVKSRADLDAFRRLVDAALIGTYFMEKPDIHKAWLDLF; from the coding sequence ATGTCCTCCGCTCAACTACACCGGGTTCTCCGGGAAATCATCGCCACTAAACAAAACGAAATCAAGGAAATCGGAAAGTATGACCCGGCTCCTTATCGAGGACTCGGGCTTGGAGAATCTCTGCGAAGCAGAAACTTTTCCATCATCGCCGAGTGCAAACGCAAAAGTCCTTCTGCCGGCGAAATCCGCTCCGAGTATGATCCCGTTAAAATCGCAAAGACGTACGAGGATTCCGGCGCTTCCGCGGTTTCCGTTCTGACGGATCGAAATTATTTCGGCGGTTCTTTAGAGGATCTAAAGAACGTTTCTTCTCTTTTGAAAATCCCCGTTTTAAGAAAAGATTTTATTTTGGATGAATCTCAAATTCGAGAAGGGAGAGCCTTCGGCGCCTCCGCGATTCTTTTGATCGTGAGAATTTTGACTCCCGATCAGATAAAAACGTTTTTGAAATCCGCAGCGTCGCTGGGAATGGATTGTCTCGTGGAAGTTCACACGGCGCAAGAAGCGAAGATCGCCTTAGACTGCGGCGCGGAAATTATAGGAATCAATACGAGAGACTTGGATACGTTTCAGATTCATCCGAATTTGGTCGAAGAGGTCTCCGCGTTTTTACCGCCTAACATCGTCAAGGTGGGAGAGTCCGGTGTTAAGAGCCGCGCGGATTTGGACGCATTCCGCAGACTCGTGGATGCCGCGTTGATCGGAACGTATTTTATGGAAAAGCCGGACATTCACAAGGCTTGGTTGGATCTTTTTTGA
- the rlmN gene encoding 23S rRNA (adenine(2503)-C(2))-methyltransferase RlmN yields the protein MTQETLGEIQTGKIPLKGRTLKELSEIMVSLGEKPFRAKQVYHGLYVNRYESWEQFTTFSKALKEKLEELCSLTRLHVVKHLKSVDGTQKFTFSSEPDNGKEFEAVWIPSGDGGRKTICISSQVGCTLNCKFCATAKLEFQGNLKAHEIVDQILQVEKIVGDRATNVVFMGMGEPFHNYFNVIRAASILHDPDALNLGAKRITISTSGVVNGIRRFIENKEPYNFAISLNHPDPSGRLEIMDIEEKFSLPELLQAAKDFTRELKRRITFEYVMIPGVNMGRENANKLVKIARSLDCKINVIPLNTEFFGWRRPTRDEVAEFIALLEPAGVPILNRRSPGKDIFGACGMLASKS from the coding sequence ATGACTCAAGAAACCCTCGGAGAAATTCAAACCGGTAAGATTCCGTTAAAAGGAAGAACCTTAAAGGAACTCTCGGAGATCATGGTTTCGCTCGGGGAAAAACCGTTCCGCGCAAAACAAGTTTATCACGGTTTATACGTGAATCGCTACGAGTCTTGGGAACAATTCACGACATTCTCCAAAGCCCTCAAAGAAAAGCTCGAAGAACTTTGTTCTCTGACTCGTCTTCATGTCGTCAAACATCTCAAGTCCGTCGACGGAACGCAGAAGTTTACGTTCTCGTCCGAACCCGATAACGGAAAAGAATTCGAAGCCGTATGGATTCCTTCGGGAGACGGCGGACGAAAAACGATCTGCATCTCTTCGCAGGTCGGCTGCACTCTGAATTGTAAATTCTGCGCGACAGCTAAATTAGAATTTCAAGGAAATCTAAAGGCTCACGAGATCGTCGATCAGATTCTTCAGGTGGAAAAAATCGTAGGCGATAGAGCGACTAACGTGGTTTTTATGGGAATGGGAGAGCCGTTTCACAACTACTTCAACGTGATCCGCGCCGCGTCGATTCTTCACGATCCGGACGCTCTCAATCTCGGCGCGAAACGGATCACGATTTCCACTTCCGGAGTCGTCAACGGAATCCGCCGCTTTATCGAAAACAAGGAACCGTATAACTTCGCGATTTCGCTCAATCATCCCGATCCGAGCGGAAGACTCGAGATCATGGACATCGAAGAGAAATTCTCTCTTCCAGAACTTTTACAGGCCGCCAAGGATTTTACGAGAGAATTAAAACGAAGAATCACGTTTGAATATGTGATGATTCCCGGCGTTAATATGGGAAGGGAAAACGCGAATAAGCTCGTTAAGATCGCAAGATCCCTCGATTGCAAGATCAACGTCATTCCTCTCAACACGGAATTTTTCGGATGGAGAAGACCCACAAGGGACGAAGTCGCGGAATTCATCGCGCTTCTCGAACCCGCCGGAGTTCCGATTCTCAACCGAAGATCTCCGGGCAAAGATATCTTCGGCGCCTGCGGAATGCTCGCCTCAAAAAGTTGA
- a CDS encoding Cys-rich protein: MNLKRILLFLSILFFVSCQEYVQQKCSSACKFFVQCAVTTFKDVKVTDAEKNQAMIDCESGCIREQSFVLPCFESETTCKGFNTCVMESGFMD, encoded by the coding sequence ATGAATCTAAAAAGAATTCTTCTTTTTCTATCCATTCTATTTTTTGTTTCCTGTCAGGAATACGTTCAGCAGAAATGCAGTTCCGCATGTAAGTTTTTCGTTCAATGCGCGGTGACCACGTTCAAGGACGTGAAGGTTACGGACGCGGAAAAAAATCAGGCGATGATCGATTGCGAAAGCGGATGTATCCGCGAACAAAGTTTTGTTCTTCCGTGTTTCGAATCCGAAACCACATGCAAAGGTTTTAATACTTGTGTGATGGAATCCGGATTTATGGATTGA